The following are encoded together in the Blautia obeum ATCC 29174 genome:
- a CDS encoding TRAP transporter large permease yields MPVVVLFIIFVVLLVIAVPVSITLGITSVLPSVFDPSFTVGAKYLIRAMFGGLDSFPLLAVPMFVLSGIIMAKGGISKKLFDVFAYFLGKFTAGMPCAVIVTCLFYGAISGSAPATVAAVGSMTIPILSNLGYDLTFSTAIVAVAGGLGVIIPPSIPFIMYGMASGASVSDLFLAGIIPGLMIGALLMLYAIYHCKRYGEDKEKIHAEVQMLHDKGLLKVLKESFFALLSPVIILGCIYTGVASPTEAAVISVFYALIISLFVYKSIKLRDIWPILVEAIRTFTPILFILAASTAFSRVLTLMQVPQTVSEFILNNFHSPVAILLIINLFLLIVGMVMDTTPAILILTPILLPIVQAIGMNPIQFGVIMVVNLAIGFVTPPIGVNLFVASSLTDVPVMQIAKKALPMIAFFLAALLLITFIPAISIGIL; encoded by the coding sequence ATGCCAGTTGTAGTTTTATTTATTATCTTTGTTGTCTTACTGGTCATCGCAGTTCCGGTATCCATCACCCTTGGAATCACATCTGTTCTTCCGTCTGTGTTTGATCCGTCCTTTACTGTTGGTGCCAAATATCTGATTCGTGCCATGTTTGGCGGTCTGGACTCCTTCCCGCTCCTGGCAGTTCCAATGTTTGTCCTTTCCGGTATCATCATGGCCAAGGGCGGTATTTCCAAAAAGCTGTTTGATGTTTTTGCCTATTTTCTTGGCAAATTCACTGCTGGTATGCCATGTGCCGTAATCGTCACCTGCCTTTTTTACGGTGCGATCTCCGGTTCTGCTCCGGCAACGGTTGCTGCTGTTGGAAGTATGACGATTCCAATCTTGTCCAATCTTGGTTATGATCTGACATTTTCTACTGCAATCGTTGCAGTGGCTGGTGGACTCGGTGTTATCATTCCGCCTAGTATTCCATTCATCATGTACGGCATGGCCTCCGGTGCGTCTGTCAGCGATCTGTTCCTTGCCGGAATTATCCCAGGACTCATGATCGGAGCCCTGCTCATGCTCTATGCGATCTATCACTGCAAACGCTACGGTGAAGACAAAGAAAAAATCCATGCAGAGGTACAGATGCTTCATGACAAAGGGCTTCTGAAAGTGCTCAAAGAAAGCTTCTTTGCACTGTTAAGCCCGGTCATCATTCTCGGATGTATCTACACAGGTGTTGCTTCTCCGACAGAAGCTGCTGTTATCTCCGTATTTTATGCCCTGATCATCAGTCTGTTCGTATACAAGAGCATTAAGCTCCGTGATATCTGGCCGATCCTTGTAGAAGCGATCCGTACTTTTACACCAATCCTGTTCATCCTGGCAGCCTCTACTGCCTTCTCCAGAGTACTGACTCTGATGCAGGTACCGCAGACCGTCAGCGAATTTATCCTGAACAATTTCCACAGTCCGGTTGCAATCCTGCTGATCATTAATCTCTTCCTACTGATCGTAGGAATGGTCATGGATACCACACCGGCAATCCTGATTCTGACACCGATCCTGCTTCCGATCGTGCAGGCTATCGGTATGAATCCAATCCAATTTGGTGTAATCATGGTTGTCAACCTTGCCATCGGATTTGTAACTCCACCAATCGGAGTCAATCTGTTCGTTGCAAGTTCACTGACAGATGTGCCGGTTATGCAGATTGCAAAAAAAGCCCTGCCAATGATCGCATTTTTCCTGGCAGCGCTACTCCTGATCACTTTCATACCGGCAATCTCTATCGGAATCTTATAG
- a CDS encoding TRAP transporter substrate-binding protein: protein MKKFTTCNTSDKKKRHILRMLPVLTVAGALSIALTGCGTSSEDEVQRYSWPLATASPEDTVTQIFAEKFAEEVADLSDGKMKIQVYANSTLGGDRDLLETCSDGDIPFVVQNTAPQVSFMSDLAVFDLPCVFDSLDDCRKKIDDPEFYSLISDVYTNGGYHLLGMADQGFRVMSTNKPVNSFADFKGQKIRTMENSYHLAFWKALGANPTPMSFSEVYIGLQQHTIDAQENPYEVIVSNNLYEQQDYVVETNHLPHLISLIVNDDFFKDLPENEQDIMTEAAQLATEYAREQSDARIADKIATIEESGTQIITLSDETRKEIREASKGVYDSIKKVIKPEIYETYMDKE, encoded by the coding sequence ATGAAAAAATTTACTACATGCAATACATCCGATAAGAAAAAGCGTCACATCCTCCGTATGCTCCCGGTGCTGACTGTGGCTGGTGCTTTGAGCATTGCCCTTACAGGATGTGGTACTTCTTCTGAAGATGAAGTACAACGCTATTCCTGGCCACTGGCAACCGCCAGCCCGGAAGACACTGTTACACAGATCTTTGCAGAAAAGTTTGCCGAGGAAGTCGCAGATTTAAGCGATGGCAAAATGAAGATCCAGGTATACGCGAACTCCACACTCGGTGGTGACCGCGACCTGCTTGAAACCTGCTCAGATGGAGATATCCCATTTGTCGTACAGAATACTGCACCTCAGGTTTCTTTCATGAGTGATCTGGCAGTCTTTGATCTTCCATGTGTTTTTGATTCTCTCGACGACTGTCGTAAGAAGATCGATGACCCGGAATTCTACAGCCTGATCAGTGATGTTTATACAAACGGCGGCTATCATCTTCTCGGTATGGCTGACCAGGGCTTCCGTGTCATGAGCACAAACAAACCAGTCAATAGCTTTGCAGACTTTAAAGGTCAGAAGATCCGTACTATGGAAAACAGTTATCATCTGGCATTCTGGAAGGCACTCGGTGCAAACCCGACTCCAATGAGTTTCAGTGAGGTTTATATCGGTCTTCAACAGCATACGATCGATGCGCAGGAAAATCCATATGAAGTTATCGTTTCCAACAACTTATATGAACAGCAGGATTATGTGGTCGAGACCAATCATCTTCCGCATCTGATCTCTCTGATCGTCAACGATGATTTCTTCAAAGATCTTCCGGAGAATGAACAGGATATCATGACAGAAGCCGCACAACTTGCAACAGAATACGCAAGAGAACAGTCCGATGCACGTATTGCAGATAAAATTGCAACCATCGAAGAAAGCGGTACACAGATCATTACCCTGTCCGATGAGACACGTAAAGAGATCCGCGAGGCATCCAAAGGCGTGTATGATTCGATTAAGAAAGTGATCAAGCCGGAGATTTATGAAACATATATGGATAAAGAATAA
- a CDS encoding sugar ABC transporter substrate-binding protein, translating into MKKKTGIFLIIGIVLALMLTGCGKQSVETETAHTTEEDKLQIGLSFDSFVIERWLRDRDMFVSTAQSLGAEVNVQVAGGEVEEQISQIEYFIQKKMDVIIIIPIDGDALYDVVKEAKSKGICVICYDRIIPNVNADLYITIDNEMVGTLMGEALKKACPDGGNIFAIYGSPTDKNVEEVEKGFKDALVDSKLNIVYSGYCDNWLAEIAETHVNKGLEVTDDIVGVMCGNDDLASQVVKVLSENRLAGQVAVVAQDAELAACQRIVEGTQTMTVYKPIEQEASTAATLAVMLGNGEDIGSADCEYPVTETTNDGEYEIPYYKITPVAVTKENMDEVVIDGGFHTHEDVYLNVK; encoded by the coding sequence ATGAAAAAGAAAACAGGCATTTTTCTTATAATCGGGATAGTGCTTGCACTGATGCTTACAGGATGTGGAAAGCAGAGTGTGGAGACGGAAACAGCACATACAACAGAAGAGGATAAACTGCAGATTGGACTTAGCTTTGATTCTTTTGTAATTGAACGATGGCTGCGTGACCGTGATATGTTTGTGTCTACAGCGCAGAGTCTTGGGGCAGAAGTAAATGTGCAGGTGGCCGGAGGAGAAGTGGAGGAACAGATTTCTCAGATTGAGTACTTCATCCAGAAAAAAATGGACGTGATCATTATTATACCAATTGATGGCGATGCATTATATGATGTGGTAAAAGAAGCAAAAAGCAAAGGAATCTGTGTAATCTGCTATGACCGTATCATTCCCAATGTAAATGCGGATCTGTATATTACGATCGACAATGAGATGGTTGGAACACTGATGGGTGAAGCCCTGAAAAAAGCTTGCCCGGATGGCGGAAATATCTTTGCGATTTATGGATCACCGACAGATAAAAATGTTGAGGAAGTTGAGAAGGGATTTAAAGATGCACTGGTGGATAGTAAGCTTAATATCGTTTACTCCGGTTATTGTGATAACTGGCTTGCAGAAATAGCGGAAACTCATGTAAACAAGGGGCTGGAAGTGACGGATGATATTGTTGGTGTTATGTGTGGTAATGACGATCTGGCAAGTCAGGTAGTTAAAGTTTTGTCCGAAAACCGCCTTGCCGGACAGGTCGCTGTTGTCGCACAGGATGCAGAACTGGCTGCATGCCAGCGTATTGTAGAAGGAACCCAGACCATGACGGTGTATAAGCCGATCGAGCAGGAGGCATCTACGGCGGCGACACTGGCAGTGATGCTTGGAAATGGGGAGGATATCGGGTCAGCTGACTGTGAATACCCTGTTACCGAGACGACCAATGATGGAGAATATGAGATTCCGTATTATAAGATCACGCCGGTGGCTGTGACGAAAGAGAATATGGATGAAGTGGTCATAGATGGAGGGTTCCATACACATGAGGATGTATACCTTAATGTGAAATAA
- a CDS encoding helix-turn-helix domain-containing protein, whose amino-acid sequence MACTGYEELRKWFLDKMVNACRAIRDQKEDQSNSAAKKAMLYIQENYNKDISLDDVSGIVNISPYYFSKIFKEETGENFIEYVTKVRIEKAKEFLAQPDISIKEAGIRSGYTDPNYFSRIFKKQTDMTPSEYKTRYGK is encoded by the coding sequence ATGGCATGTACAGGGTATGAAGAACTGCGAAAATGGTTTCTGGACAAGATGGTGAATGCCTGCCGCGCAATCCGGGATCAGAAGGAAGACCAGTCCAATTCTGCTGCAAAGAAAGCGATGCTGTATATCCAGGAGAATTATAATAAAGACATCTCATTGGATGATGTATCTGGCATTGTAAATATCAGCCCTTATTACTTCAGCAAGATCTTTAAAGAAGAGACCGGAGAAAACTTTATTGAATATGTGACGAAGGTGCGGATAGAAAAAGCTAAGGAATTTTTGGCTCAGCCGGATATCAGTATTAAAGAAGCCGGGATCCGGAGTGGTTATACAGATCCGAATTATTTCAGCAGGATTTTTAAGAAACAGACAGATATGACACCAAGTGAATATAAAACGAGGTATGGAAAATGA
- a CDS encoding response regulator: MYRILVADDEGIMLEAFKNVISSTFGDSCIVETAKTGRAVTEIAETFHPDIVFMDIHMPGINGIQAMREIRKFNTTALFYVVSAYDKFDYAKEAIDLGVERYLTKPISKAKIIAAVEEATAKVDTKRNQRSNLLRIQEKLETVIPVVENSFVGSLLFQQEMQVADYYQQLLDIEEKQGYVMIIQFGQSYENGRLVSPVGMNVKAQDFYAELRDIVKSSFSCAVGSIMSNRIPIVVPCALSENPYEERIDLVEQARSLITRLEDRIEAKFRVGIGRVREMQEMERSYREALRALNGSKSRVIHIEDLSQNGVYDEEFPVEMEKNIFRYLEEGKEKECIQEINVFFDWMVAHYADDMNNIRLKTLEYIIWGEKKHLKQARSIMDLAIDAIILMQPWHVQGMKNCENGFWTRW, encoded by the coding sequence ATGTATCGAATTTTAGTTGCAGATGATGAAGGAATCATGCTGGAAGCCTTTAAGAATGTTATATCCAGTACATTTGGGGATTCATGTATCGTAGAAACTGCCAAAACAGGAAGAGCCGTAACAGAGATCGCGGAGACTTTTCATCCGGATATCGTATTTATGGATATTCATATGCCTGGTATTAATGGAATACAGGCTATGCGAGAAATAAGAAAATTTAATACAACAGCTCTGTTTTATGTTGTATCGGCCTATGACAAATTCGATTATGCAAAAGAAGCAATTGATCTGGGAGTCGAGCGATATCTGACAAAGCCAATCTCAAAGGCCAAGATCATTGCAGCAGTGGAAGAGGCCACAGCAAAAGTTGATACAAAAAGAAATCAGCGAAGTAACCTTCTGAGAATACAGGAAAAACTGGAAACAGTCATTCCGGTCGTAGAAAACAGTTTTGTTGGAAGCCTTCTTTTCCAACAGGAGATGCAGGTGGCAGACTATTACCAACAGCTTCTGGATATTGAGGAAAAACAGGGCTATGTTATGATCATTCAGTTTGGACAGTCTTATGAGAATGGAAGGCTGGTAAGCCCGGTTGGAATGAATGTTAAGGCACAGGACTTTTATGCGGAATTGAGAGATATCGTAAAATCTTCTTTTTCCTGTGCAGTGGGATCGATCATGTCCAATCGTATTCCAATCGTGGTTCCGTGTGCACTGTCTGAGAATCCATATGAAGAAAGAATCGATCTGGTTGAACAGGCACGAAGCCTGATTACCCGATTAGAAGATCGTATCGAAGCGAAATTTCGTGTCGGAATCGGAAGAGTACGGGAAATGCAGGAGATGGAGCGCTCTTATCGTGAGGCACTGCGTGCATTGAATGGAAGCAAGAGCCGTGTGATACATATCGAAGATCTTTCCCAGAATGGTGTGTATGATGAGGAATTTCCGGTAGAGATGGAAAAAAATATTTTCCGTTATCTGGAAGAGGGAAAAGAAAAAGAATGTATCCAGGAGATAAATGTGTTTTTTGACTGGATGGTGGCACATTATGCAGACGACATGAATAACATCCGGCTGAAGACCCTGGAATATATTATCTGGGGTGAGAAAAAGCATTTGAAGCAGGCGCGATCAATTATGGATTTAGCTATCGACGCGATTATCTTGATGCAGCCATGGCATGTACAGGGTATGAAGAACTGCGAAAATGGTTTCTGGACAAGATGGTGA